From a single Pseudomonas triticicola genomic region:
- a CDS encoding GGDEF domain-containing phosphodiesterase produces MILSAELSGPSVDPRVIRKHYAVEMAVERTRLLYQGSLLPTLFMLINGLVCAALLWSPQRYFVVSVWLVWLLSLVALRVIQVAAFDSAIPDRQAQPIWFRMFLLGSTMTGLTLAGAGIALVPADNFMQQAWVFGLIGAATLSASVAYAVSLPAFLSFTLPCLLPAIGYLFWGGDDQARGWGWLGLILLGSLSVVAWQVNRLIDRGLLRRFQNQHLIEHLRQAQTRSEQLNQELGKEIEQRRCAEAQLREAQVDLEDRVAQRSRELDAANQALSKSEARLALALKASELGLWDWNLQTDEVHHTQIQELFGLAPEYVTALLRDLKPRLHPEDVPSLKFALVEHLKGRTEDYQVEYRLRHGDGHWVWIEDRGRAVERSANGRVIRMVGTRRDISASKSLEEQQRLAATVFEAASEGIVILDPDYALIAINQAFSRVTGYEIDDMLGRNVVELPCSRDARRHYVAIRHALEQHGSWQGELVETRKNGELYPQWLQLNAVRDSRGNVSHIVGFFADLSARRESEERMRYLSHYDELTGLANRSLFRERLHEAHQRVRQGGRRSLALLHINLDRFKLLNDSLGHEVADQLLQKMARRLVNALPEADTIARLSGDEFAVLFDAYGNLSSLARVATRLSAKLRLPLSVDGHELVVSASMGISLLPDNAREISALVSQSNMAMQHAKHLGGNNFQFYTDSLQASTLERLQLENHLRRAIEEQQLTVFYQPKLCLQTGRMNAAEALVRWDHPSMGQVPPADFIGLAEETGLIGPIGEFVLRQACWQACEWQRQGLAPIRVSVNLSVHQLRQGKLVSLVRQVLEETGLAPRYLELELTESHLLDSVEHIIATFQQLRDLGVKLAIDDFGTGYSSLSYLKRIPVDYVKIDQAFIRGLSEGSADAAITRAIIAMAHGLALKVVAEGVEREDQLAFLRAEHCDEVQGYLISRPVDAACLAGLLLDQKNPQ; encoded by the coding sequence ATGATCCTCAGCGCCGAACTGTCGGGGCCCTCCGTGGACCCCCGGGTGATCCGCAAGCACTATGCCGTCGAAATGGCGGTGGAGCGCACGCGTCTGCTGTATCAGGGCTCGTTGTTGCCCACGCTGTTCATGTTGATCAATGGTCTGGTCTGCGCCGCTCTGCTCTGGAGCCCGCAGCGCTACTTCGTGGTCAGCGTCTGGCTGGTATGGCTGCTGTCGCTGGTCGCGCTGCGGGTGATTCAGGTGGCCGCATTCGATTCGGCGATTCCCGATCGTCAGGCCCAGCCGATCTGGTTCCGCATGTTCCTGCTCGGTTCGACCATGACCGGTCTGACGCTGGCCGGAGCCGGCATCGCTCTGGTACCCGCTGACAACTTCATGCAGCAAGCCTGGGTGTTCGGCCTGATCGGCGCGGCAACGCTGTCGGCCAGCGTCGCCTACGCGGTGAGCCTGCCGGCGTTCCTGTCGTTTACCTTGCCGTGCCTGCTGCCAGCGATCGGCTACCTGTTCTGGGGCGGCGACGATCAGGCACGGGGCTGGGGCTGGCTGGGGTTGATCCTGCTTGGCTCGCTGAGCGTGGTGGCGTGGCAGGTCAATCGGCTGATCGATCGCGGATTGCTCCGGCGTTTTCAGAATCAGCACCTGATCGAGCATTTGCGGCAAGCGCAAACGCGCAGCGAACAACTCAATCAGGAGCTGGGCAAAGAGATCGAACAGCGCCGATGTGCCGAGGCGCAATTGCGTGAAGCGCAGGTCGATCTGGAAGATCGCGTGGCCCAGCGCAGCCGCGAACTGGATGCCGCCAATCAGGCCCTGAGCAAAAGCGAAGCGCGCCTGGCGCTGGCGCTCAAGGCCAGTGAACTCGGATTGTGGGACTGGAACCTGCAGACCGACGAGGTCCATCACACGCAGATTCAGGAACTGTTCGGCCTCGCCCCGGAATACGTCACGGCGCTGCTGCGCGACCTCAAGCCGCGACTGCATCCTGAAGATGTGCCGTCACTCAAGTTCGCCCTGGTCGAGCATCTGAAGGGGCGCACCGAGGATTATCAGGTCGAATATCGCCTGCGCCACGGCGACGGTCACTGGGTGTGGATCGAGGACCGTGGCCGCGCCGTAGAGCGCAGCGCCAACGGCCGGGTGATCCGCATGGTCGGCACTCGCCGCGATATCAGCGCCAGTAAAAGTCTCGAAGAACAGCAACGACTGGCGGCCACGGTGTTTGAAGCGGCCAGCGAAGGCATCGTGATTCTCGACCCGGATTACGCGCTGATCGCGATCAACCAAGCTTTCAGCCGGGTCACCGGTTACGAGATCGACGACATGCTCGGGCGCAACGTCGTCGAGTTGCCGTGCAGCCGCGATGCCCGTCGTCACTATGTGGCGATCCGTCATGCGCTGGAGCAGCACGGCAGTTGGCAGGGCGAACTCGTGGAAACCCGCAAGAACGGCGAGCTGTATCCGCAGTGGCTGCAACTCAATGCCGTGCGTGATAGCCGTGGCAATGTCAGCCATATCGTCGGCTTCTTCGCCGATCTCTCGGCGCGGCGGGAGTCGGAAGAGCGCATGCGCTATCTGAGCCATTACGACGAACTCACCGGACTGGCCAACCGTTCGCTGTTTCGCGAACGCCTGCACGAAGCCCATCAAAGGGTTCGGCAAGGTGGGCGGCGCAGTCTGGCCTTGCTGCACATCAATCTCGATCGCTTCAAGTTGCTCAATGACAGCCTTGGCCATGAAGTCGCCGATCAGTTGCTGCAGAAGATGGCGCGGCGGCTGGTCAATGCCTTGCCGGAAGCCGACACCATTGCGCGCTTGTCGGGAGACGAATTTGCCGTGCTGTTCGATGCCTACGGCAATCTGTCGAGCCTGGCTCGGGTGGCGACGCGGTTGTCGGCCAAGCTGCGGTTGCCGCTGAGCGTCGACGGGCATGAACTGGTGGTCAGCGCTTCGATGGGCATCAGCCTGTTGCCCGACAATGCGCGGGAAATCTCGGCGCTGGTCAGCCAGTCGAACATGGCCATGCAACATGCCAAGCATCTGGGCGGCAACAACTTCCAGTTCTACACCGACAGCCTGCAAGCCAGCACCCTCGAGCGTTTGCAGTTGGAAAACCACCTGCGCCGAGCCATTGAAGAACAACAACTGACGGTGTTCTACCAACCGAAACTGTGCCTGCAAACCGGCCGCATGAATGCCGCTGAAGCGTTGGTGCGCTGGGATCATCCGAGTATGGGCCAGGTGCCTCCGGCGGATTTCATTGGCCTGGCTGAAGAGACCGGTCTGATCGGGCCGATCGGTGAATTCGTTTTGCGTCAGGCGTGCTGGCAAGCGTGCGAATGGCAGCGCCAGGGCCTGGCGCCGATCCGCGTGTCGGTGAACCTGTCGGTGCATCAGCTGCGCCAGGGCAAGCTGGTCAGTCTGGTCCGGCAGGTGCTGGAAGAAACCGGGCTGGCGCCGCGCTACCTCGAGCTGGAGCTGACCGAAAGTCATTTGCTCGACAGCGTCGAGCACATCATTGCGACGTTCCAGCAACTGCGCGATCTGGGGGTGAAATTGGCGATCGATGATTTCGGTACCGGGTATTCGTCGTTGAGTTATCTCAAGCGCATCCCGGTGGATTACGTGAAGATCGATCAGGCGTTCATTCGCGGCTTGAGCGAGGGCAGTGCGGACGCGGCGATCACTCGCGCGATCATCGCCATGGCCCACGGACTGGCCCTGAAAGTCGTGGCCGAGGGCGTCGAGCGTGAGGATCAGCTGGCATTTCTGCGCGCCGAACACTGCGACGAGGTGCAAGGTTATCTGATCAGCCGGCCGGTAGACGCTGCTTGTCTGGCCGGGCTTTTGCTTGATCAGAAAAACCCGCAGTAA
- the hexR gene encoding transcriptional regulator HexR, protein MNLLQHIAQSRHLLRKSELKVADHVLLDPAAVMHSSMADLAHSVGISEPTIVRFCRAIGCSGFQDLKLKLAQSLAAGASFGQFAIHEDDSVADYSLKIFDTTLHTLMEVREKLDPVELQRAVTLMSQAQRVEFYGFGASGAVAADAQHKFFRLLLTAAAYSDPHMQAMSAVTLKPTDVAICISQSGRSKDLLITANLVRESGASLITLCPSQTPLAELSTVNLAIDVHEDTEIYTPLTSRIAHLVVIDVLAMGVAMARGPSLVNHLKSVKRSLRSLRLSPKAVKALDD, encoded by the coding sequence TTGAATCTGCTGCAACACATCGCCCAGTCACGTCACCTGTTACGCAAGTCGGAGCTCAAGGTCGCCGACCACGTGCTGCTTGACCCTGCGGCAGTGATGCACAGTTCCATGGCCGACCTGGCTCACAGCGTCGGCATCAGCGAGCCGACCATCGTGCGTTTCTGCCGCGCGATCGGTTGTTCCGGCTTTCAGGATCTCAAACTGAAACTGGCGCAAAGCCTGGCCGCCGGCGCCAGCTTCGGCCAGTTCGCGATCCACGAAGATGACTCCGTCGCCGACTACAGCCTGAAGATTTTCGACACCACGCTGCACACCCTGATGGAAGTGCGCGAGAAGCTCGACCCGGTCGAGTTGCAGCGCGCGGTGACGCTGATGTCGCAGGCGCAGCGTGTCGAGTTCTACGGCTTCGGGGCCTCGGGCGCGGTGGCGGCGGATGCGCAGCACAAGTTCTTCCGTTTGCTGCTGACTGCGGCGGCGTATTCCGATCCGCACATGCAGGCGATGTCGGCGGTGACGTTGAAGCCTACCGATGTGGCGATCTGTATTTCCCAGTCGGGGCGTTCCAAGGACTTGCTGATCACCGCCAACCTCGTTCGCGAGAGCGGGGCGTCGTTGATCACCCTGTGTCCGAGCCAGACGCCGTTGGCCGAACTGTCGACCGTCAATCTGGCGATCGATGTGCACGAAGACACCGAGATCTACACGCCGCTGACCTCTCGTATCGCGCACCTGGTGGTGATCGATGTGCTGGCGATGGGCGTGGCCATGGCGCGCGGGCCGAGCCTGGTCAATCACCTCAAGAGCGTGAAGCGCAGTCTGCGCAGTCTGCGCTTGTCTCCAAAAGCCGTGAAAGCCCTGGATGATTGA
- a CDS encoding PA3496 family putative envelope integrity protein, with product MAQPYEERNSAAKTRRQQEDQRRMEFRRAIEDRFELRQLQAEIGDFPEITHWQATPAASRRNAQPTQ from the coding sequence ATGGCTCAGCCCTACGAAGAACGCAACAGCGCCGCGAAAACCCGTCGTCAGCAGGAAGACCAGCGCCGCATGGAATTTCGCCGCGCAATCGAGGATCGCTTCGAACTTCGCCAGCTTCAGGCCGAGATCGGCGATTTTCCCGAGATCACGCACTGGCAGGCGACGCCCGCAGCTTCCCGTCGAAACGCTCAACCAACGCAATAA
- a CDS encoding LysR family transcriptional regulator, translating to MRKSLMRMTLRQLQIFNEVCDLRSYSRAAEEMSLTQPAVSLQIRQLEELIGQPLFDYVGKKLYMTEAAEALQRASRDIFGRLENLDMQLSDMQGSLQGQLKLAVESSAKYFVPHLFAAFKRQHPEVNLQLTVVNRGQVIRRLSDNRDDLVIMSMVPQDMGLEFLPFLNNPIVAVARPDHPLAHMGPLRLQDLEPYTLLIREPGSGTRLACEEYFKEKRVHFTQTQEVASAEAQRECVVAGLGLALLTRHALNLELATGGLVELPVEELPLLRSWCLVQAKAKRLSPVAHAFLAFIRSERAQIIALVERFDGKLRASPASA from the coding sequence ATGCGTAAGTCATTGATGCGTATGACATTGCGTCAGTTGCAGATCTTCAATGAGGTGTGTGATTTACGCTCCTACAGCCGCGCCGCCGAGGAAATGTCCCTCACACAACCGGCGGTGAGCCTACAGATTCGGCAGTTGGAAGAGCTGATTGGCCAGCCGCTGTTCGACTATGTCGGCAAAAAACTTTACATGACCGAGGCGGCGGAAGCGCTGCAACGTGCCAGCCGCGACATTTTCGGGCGATTGGAAAACCTCGATATGCAACTGTCGGACATGCAGGGTTCGCTGCAGGGTCAACTGAAACTGGCAGTGGAATCGAGCGCCAAATATTTCGTGCCGCATCTGTTTGCTGCGTTCAAGCGCCAGCATCCGGAAGTCAATTTGCAGTTGACCGTGGTCAACCGTGGCCAGGTCATCCGCCGCCTCTCGGACAACCGCGATGATCTGGTGATCATGTCGATGGTGCCGCAGGACATGGGCCTGGAATTCCTGCCGTTCCTCAACAATCCGATTGTCGCCGTGGCGCGCCCGGATCACCCGCTGGCGCACATGGGCCCGCTGCGCTTGCAGGATCTGGAACCGTATACGCTGCTGATCCGCGAGCCGGGCTCGGGCACACGTCTGGCCTGCGAGGAATACTTCAAGGAAAAGCGCGTGCACTTCACCCAGACCCAGGAGGTAGCCTCGGCCGAAGCCCAGCGCGAATGCGTGGTGGCGGGTCTGGGCCTGGCGCTGCTGACGCGCCACGCCCTGAACCTGGAGCTGGCGACCGGCGGCCTGGTCGAGCTGCCGGTCGAAGAGTTGCCGCTGCTGCGCAGCTGGTGTCTGGTGCAGGCCAAAGCCAAGCGGCTGTCACCGGTGGCGCACGCCTTCCTGGCGTTTATCCGCAGCGAGCGGGCGCAGATTATTGCGTTGGTTGAGCGTTTCGACGGGAAGCTGCGGGCGTCGCCTGCCAGTGCGTGA